A genomic window from Silene latifolia isolate original U9 population chromosome 11, ASM4854445v1, whole genome shotgun sequence includes:
- the LOC141614684 gene encoding uncharacterized protein LOC141614684, producing MEGAHSGDYDGRSRAGSDAVGREDKGHGGECDGGATVEGGWSRPRVGLVKLNVDAGVVDGIRTGLGIVCRNASGSIEWCVSIQSVAGMTPEVAEALAVLEGFKEARSSGHAKVEVESDCCGVIADLKARKRGRSELALIYDDIFSLYNCFDIVSFSFVSRNINTVAHGLAHVVSWTVGRRSWVCDLPNWILCKANEDLMNMN from the coding sequence ATGGAGGGGGCGCATAGTGGTGATTATGATGGGAGGAGTAGGGCTGGGAGTGATGCGGTGGGAAGAGAAGACAAAGGACATGGGGGGGAGTGTGATGGAGGGGCAACCGTCGAAGGGGGCTGGTCAAGACCGAGAGTTGGGTTGGTCAAGCTAAACGTTGATGCGGGAGTGGTGGATGGGATAAGGACGGGGTTGGGTATAGTATGTCGTAATGCCTCGGGTAGTATAGAGTGGTGCGTCTCTATTCAAAGCGTGGCTGGTATGACTCCAGAGGTAGCTGAAGCTTTGGCGGTGTTGGAAGGATTCAAGGAAGCTAGGAGCTCGGGACATGCCAAGGTGGAGGTCGAGAGCGATTGTTGTGGTGTTATTGCTGATTTGAAGGCTAGGAAAAGAGGAAGAAGCGAGCTTGCTCTAATTTATGATGACATTTTTTCTTTGTATAATTGTTTTGAtattgtttctttttcttttgttagtCGGAACATTAATACGGTGGCGCACGGGTTGGCTCATGTTGTGTCGTGGACTGTTGGTAGACGTAGTTGGGTTTGTGATTTACCGAACTGGATCTTGTGTAAGGCGAATGAAGATTTAATGAATATGAATTAA